In one window of Calypte anna isolate BGI_N300 chromosome 1, bCalAnn1_v1.p, whole genome shotgun sequence DNA:
- the LOC103532818 gene encoding galactosylgalactosylxylosylprotein 3-beta-glucuronosyltransferase 1, with translation MLRRRNLLTTLLIALPWALLLTLWHQYPTTRYLSLLRKETDENETSKALLNGTSALREEGLPSCIQQQQSTGATPKVIQNYVYSRPPPWSDTLPTIFVITPTYTRPVQKAELTRLANTFLHVQNLHWVVVEDSPRRTNLVSNLLEKAGLNFTHLNVETPKSLKLGLSWIPSHTPRGTLQRNLGLHWLRDSFSNTSPPEGVVYFADDDNTYSLELFEEMRYTRRVSVWPVAFVGGLRYESPKVSPAGKVVGWKTVFDPNRPFAIDMAGFAISIKLILEKPHASFKLEGVKGGYQETSLLKDLVTMDGLEPKAANCTKVLVWHTRTERPTLVNEGKRGFTDPRVEV, from the exons ATGCTGAGGAGACGTAACCTTCTTACCACGCTCCTGATTGCCTTGCCATGGGCTCTTCTCCTAACCTTGTGGCACCAGTACCCAACTACCCGCTACCTCAGCCTGCTGAGAA AAGAGACAGATGAGAATGAGACCTCTAAAGCTCTCCTCAATGGTACATCTGCACTGAGAGAAGAAGGCCTCCCATCAtgcattcagcagcagcaaagcacaggGGCAACACCTAAAGTCATCCAGAATTATGTGTACTCCAGGCCTCCCCCGTGGTCAGACACCCTGCCAACCATCTTTGTTATCACCCCTACCTACACCCGGCCAGtgcaaaaagcagagctgaCCCGCCTGGCCAACACCTTCCTACACGTACAGAACCTGCactgggtggtggtggaggaCTCGCCCCGGAGGACCAACCTGGTGTCCAACCTGCTGGAGAAGGCAGGGCTCAACTTCACCCACCTCAACGTGGAGACACCCAAGAGTCTGAAGCTGGGTCTGTCCTGGATCCCATCCCACACTCCACGGGGGACACTACAGAGGAATCTAGGGCTGCACTGGCTGAGAGACAGCTTCAGCAACACCTCACCACCAGAAGGAGTAGTGTATTTTGCTGATGATGATAACACCTACAGCTTGGAACTCTTTGAAGAG ATGCGGTACACAAGGAGGGTGTCAGTCTGGCCAGTGGCTTTTGTTGGGGGGCTACGATATGAGTCTCCAAAAGTGAGTCCAGCAGGGAAGGTGGTGGGCTGGAAAACCGTCTTTGACCCAAACCGACCCTTTGCTATTGATATGGCTGGATTTGCTATCAGCATCAAGCTTATTCTAGAGAAGCCTCATGCCAGTTTCAAGCTGGAGGGGGTTAAAGGAGGCTACCAGGAAACCAGTCTGCTGAAGGATCTTGTGACAATGGATGGGCTGGAGCCCAAAGCAGCCAACTGCACAAAG GTGTTGGTCTGGCACACAAGAACTGAGAGGCCCACTCTGGTTAACGAAGGCAAGCGTGGATTTACTGACCCCAGAGTAGAGGTGTAA